The genomic interval AAGACTAATGATTATCAAGTATTACAGCATTCACATCACAAATGTTTTCGTGAGAAAGAGAGACATGAGGAGAGGGAGAAAATACAGAGACAGAGCGAGATTAATATCAATAAAGCAGTTATTAATGCTTACCCCCTGAATATACAAGTTTACCCTGTAGAAAATATTTACGCAGCCCAAACATTATTTAGGCTACGTGTGAgaaaatatatgcatataacAAGAGTTATTCCAACCTCTGAACAAATTTTCTAGTTCTATTTCGCTAGTAACAGAATGACTAACCTGTCAGTTACAACAATTTTCCTCTTCATACTGCAATGAGATCTAAAATTCATAGAAGtcataaatgttaatatatagATATTGAACCAGAAGGGGCAAAGGGAATAATATGTAAATTTCATGAAAAGGTAAAACCTACAAGAGTGTATTGAGGTGGGACATGTCACAATGTCTATATATGTACACTTTTACACCTTTTTGCCGCTCAGCAAGACGAATACCATCAATTATTGATGCATGGTTTAATGCATCAGAAAAGATAGCAATCTTTTCATCATCAGAAGGTATGTTATTTCCAGCTAAGAGAGAACCAATACTTCCAATTGCTGTCATCAATGCCATATTGGCAGCAAACCCTGTCGGACAAAGAAGGCAATCCTATAGCATGGATTTTAAACCGAAAACAGGTCAGCATTCCGTACGATCTAAACTTACTAACACACATTAGTCGATCCTTCAATCCATTATACAATAGGTGGATCTGAGAAGAATGTAACCCATATAACCCTTAAATTTAAAAGGTTGGCATGGAAATTATATGTGATTCCATCAGTATTAATTGGTACTTATTCAATCATGATCATTGaaccaaaaattataaataattaaaaatggaaATAAAATGAAGTTAGTTGTTATTTCAATTTCAGGACACACCCATATCAAGTATTAATTCCATAAAAATAGACTAATCATTAATCAATAGTCAGTTAGTCACTAACATTGACAAAACAATAACAATTCCCCAAGATTAGTCAGGCTACCACAGAAATGTCTTCTCACcaataaaatatatcacttAGAACACCACTCTCCCCCCTAGAGTGCGCTAATAATCACCAAGATCAAGCCATGTTCAAAACTAGGACATAAGCCTGATCACAAGTATGCATAATTTGTTTACCGAGCATCATTTCACAGAATTTAGTcatacaaaacaaataactGAATATGATTCTTCATAATCAAGTTTAATGACAGTCATCAATTAAGTATACTTTACTCAGGGTACATAGCAGAACCAATAACAAAACTTGAACAGTTTAAGGAGTTCTTGCAAGCCAGTCCTTACCTCCTTCTTTTTCAAATCTGCCAAACTCGACTCTAGCTGCCTATGATAATTGGTATACCCACAAATAAGAGCAGATCCCCTTGGTCCCATCCCATGTTCTTGAGCGGCCTGAAATAGAACAATAGAATCATGAAAATAAATGTAATAATCTCAGACTAAGAAAACTGAAGAAACAAAGATTAATACACTAAAATTCAAAAGAAGATAGAAAAGATCATTCAAAATTCACAAAGCACACCTTTGCAGCAGCCTTTCCAATAGTCGGATGGGAACTCAGGCCTAAATAATCATTTccagaaaacaaaattaattttttaaacttctCATGGTATACCCCTGGTTCATCATCACCAACAACTGCACCATAAACAATCTCTTCACCTAACCTCCGCAcaaggaaggaaaaaaaaaggttCAGGGTTAACGTCTGAaatcataacaaaacacaaatacATGCATTATTACTTAAGTAAACAAAGTAAACCCTATTGATGCAAATGACAAGAATAGAGCGGAAACTAAAGTTAAGCCAATCTTCTCTATTTAAGGTTTCTATTTGCACATAAATTACTACAACAACCAAGTCTTATCTCATTAGATAGGGTTTTCTAGGTGAATGACATCATAAAGTTCTATCATATATCATGTCTATAGCAAACCATTGGCTAAACTACTCTTCTTACTATGAAATTTCCAGGTATACACATGCTCAAACCACTAAAGTCGAGATTCAACAATCTTGTCTACAATGGGTGCTACCCCAACTCTGTCTCTCTCAAATGTTATCATTCCTAATCCTAGGTCGTCTAGAAAAAACAGAAGAAAACAAAAGTGAGAGCTGCATAATTATAATAAGTGaaaagtgaaaataaaagttaaaaatagaaGATAGTTTCTTTCAGTACATTAAAAAACTAACTAagaaataatgttataaatacAAGAGTATGcactgttttttttatatataatccAAGATTATGCACTGTTAGTGTACATCAAATGAGAATTCACTACTTTACCACGCCACACCACATTTGAAACAGATAGTGTGACATGGAAACACAATGGTCTCTCATGGAATATCAGTGTAAAATTGTTTTACCATGActcaaaaaaagaagaaaaaaaaagatagtagAAATGGATTAGTTTACCAGAACTTGGGGTGTCAAGCATCCATTTACGAAAAGTAGTTTCACCAATTTCAACTTCAACAGATGAACGATCCCATTGCTGCATTTTATCAAACACCTCGAACGCATCATCATCATCTATCCCAAATGAGTGCAATTTTTTGTTGCGGAGAGAAATGGGTCTAAGAGATCGAAGTACTTTAAGAGAATCAAGGGATTTCAGTGCTTCTTCGACCCACTTATCCCACAATACACTAGGAAGTAGTGCCTCCATAGTTGAGTAGAATAAGGTATTGGTcggaagaaagaaaagaaaatgaaattggAAGAATGTTTTTGGTGTTCGGAAGAGTCGGTAGTTGTTAACAAGTGACGTACGTGTCACATTGTCATTTCAAGGTTTATAGTTGTGTGCTAACCGTTGAGAAACTTTTCAGCTTTCTTATTCCTCGTGATTAACGGTCACACTCATGAAAACTATAAATGTTATTCTTCCCTCGGTATCTATAGTTTTACACTCATTAATGTTAAACAATTATTATTCGAATTTATTTCATATGGTAGTATAAAGATTTAATAAGAATCCTTAAATTATTAgagatgttttatttttactgTATGTATAAAGATATGTTTATGAATTGTTGTAATTTACTGatgatctaaatttttttacattgatAGTATATGTCAGTTAAACATGTTAATCTCAACTTTGATGGAAATAGGAGAAAGATGATGAGTCACTAaaaaaaggaagagaagaatTTTAATAATAGATATGTGTTTAAagattattcaaaattttaataattttaaaaataaaagttcacGACTCTTCTCGTACTTGTATTTGAGACGATAATCTAATTGACGTCGAATCGACGAAATTAATTTTGAGAGACACGTATTCATTttttcaaccataaaaacaAGGAGAATTATGAACTTCT from Cicer arietinum cultivar CDC Frontier isolate Library 1 chromosome 5, Cicar.CDCFrontier_v2.0, whole genome shotgun sequence carries:
- the LOC101490062 gene encoding 8-amino-7-oxononanoate synthase isoform X1 codes for the protein MEALLPSVLWDKWVEEALKSLDSLKVLRSLRPISLRNKKLHSFGIDDDDAFEVFDKMQQWDRSSVEVEIGETTFRKWMLDTPSSGEEIVYGAVVGDDEPGVYHEKFKKLILFSGNDYLGLSSHPTIGKAAAKAAQEHGMGPRGSALICGYTNYHRQLESSLADLKKKEDCLLCPTGFAANMALMTAIGSIGSLLAGNNIPSDDEKIAIFSDALNHASIIDGIRLAERQKGVKVYIYRHCDMSHLNTLLSHCSMKRKIVVTDSLFSMDGDFAPMVELAELRKKHGFLLVIDDAHGTFVCGKNGGGVAEEFNCEKDVDICIGTLSKAVGCHGGFIACSKRWKLLIQSRGRSFIFSTATPVPVAAAAHAAVRVAVHETWRRKAVWDRVKDFHLLTGIPVTSPIISLIVGSEDKALQASRHLLQAGFHVTAIRPPTVPPNSCRLRVALSAVHTREDLENLAAALSHCINFQDTRIYGSNGYARL